A single Anopheles arabiensis isolate DONGOLA chromosome 2, AaraD3, whole genome shotgun sequence DNA region contains:
- the LOC120896524 gene encoding guided entry of tail-anchored proteins factor 1-like yields MYLIFVISLLSLLMAFASKITKMILPFICRDSAEVIARRKEIAKLRSDLAKISMRDEYTRYVRCEREIGKLEVTLNEAKGRDGVKRVAYEYGLHYGGMAVVGLCMMYISIFYRYSTVIVFGDNFNFEPFGGFINFPTKVPNSISVVFWIVVNNFVARTLASYVK; encoded by the exons ATGTATCTAATATTCGTCATTTCCCTGCTGTCCTTGCTGATGGCGTTTGCATCAAAGATTACGAAAATG ATCCTGCCCTTCATATGCCGGGATAGTGCGGAAGTGATAGCGCGGAGGAAAGAAATAGCCAAATTACGCTCCGATCTGGCGAAAATTTCCATGCGCGACGAGTACACCCGGTACGTCCGGTGTGAGCGTGAAATTGGCAAACTGGAAGTGACGCTGAACGAGGCCAAAGGACGGGATGGTGTGAAGCGCGTTGCGTACGAGTACGGACTGCACTACGGCGGGATGGCCGTGGTCGGGCTGTGCATGATGTACATTTCCATTTTCTACCGCTACTCCACCGTCATCGTGTTCGGCGACAACTTTAACTTTGAACCGTTCGGTGGATTCATCAACTTCCCGACGAAAGTGCCCAATTCCATCTCGGTGGTGTTCTGGATCGTGGTGAACAATTTCGTCGCCCGGACCCTGGCCAGCTACGTCAAATAA
- the LOC120896523 gene encoding glutamyl-tRNA(Gln) amidotransferase subunit A, mitochondrial: MNRLPLRARVLSECFRSKSLDPVAVVEHSLAQIESHKHLNAFVRVSSEKALKQAKQSKDRHDANSPKSVLDGVTIAVKDNFCTKGIHTTCASRMLQNFIPTYDATVVERLQAHGAVIVGKTNLDQFGMGSGCIDSIFGPTRNNWSEDTNDDRFRIAGGSSGGSAVAVAAGLCYAALGSDTGGSTRNPASYCGIVGLKPTYGLVSRHGLIPLVNSMDVPGIMTRTVDDCASVLNAVAGPDVYDSTTVKRPFESIAPLEKQMSLKGVQIGIPIEYHCDGLEKEVLETWTVIADMLESAGATVKAVPLPNTASSIFVYSILNQCEVASNMSRYDGIEYGHRSQEDSSTEQLYARTRAEGFNGVVKNRILSGNYFLLRENYDKYFQKALKVRRLIADDFVRAFKEVDVLLTPTTLSEAPLYKDFVQSNNRDQCAVQDFCTQPANMAGIPAISIPIRLSSRQLPISLQLMGDHFTERNLLQVASWIEKQVDFVANYS; the protein is encoded by the exons ATGAATCGTTTACCATTGCGTGCGCGTGTGCTGTCTGAATGTTTTCGAAGTAAATCATTGGACCCGGTCGCTGTTGTTGAACATTCTTTAGCGCAAATAGAATCCCACAAGCATCTGAATGCGTTTGTACGTGTATCATCGGAAAAGGCGCTAAAACAGGCGAAGCAGTCCAAGGATCGTCACGATGCAAACAGTCCAAAAAGCGTCCTCGACGGAGTAACAATTGCGGTGAAAGATAACTTCTGTACCAAAGGAATTCACACTACCTGTGCCTCTCG AATGCTGCAAAACTTCATCCCCACATACGATGCAACGGTCGTGGAGCGGTTACAGGCGCATGGCGCCGTCATAGTTGGTAAAACAAATCTCGATCAGTTCGGCATGGGCTCTGGCTGTATCGATTCCATCTTTGGACCTACGCGAAACAACTGGAGCGAAGATACTAACGATGATCGTTTTCGTATTGCCGGCGGAAGTTCGGGTGGATCGGCTGTGGCCGTAGCTGCAGGGCTATGTTATGCCGCCCTTGGATCTGATACGGGCGGATCGACCCGAAATCCGGCATCCTACTGTGGGATTGTTGGTTTAAAGCCGACCTACGGTCTTGTGTCCCGCCATGGACTGATTCCGCTGGTAAACTCTATGGATGTTCCGGGCATAATGACGCGGACCGTTGATGATTGTGCGTCCGTGTTAAATGCCGTTGCCGGTCCGGATGTCTATGATTCCACGACGGTAAAGAGACCGTTTGAAAGCATCGCACCACTGGAGAAACAAATGTCGCTGAAAGGAGTCCAGATCGGTATTCCGATCGAGTATCACTGCGATGGCCTTGAGAAGGAAGTGCTGGAAACGTGGACAGTCATAGCGGACATGCTCGAATCTGCCGGTGCTACTGTGAAAGCCGTGCCCCTGCCCAACACTGCGTCCTCGATATTCGTCTACTCCATCCTGAATCAATGTGAGGTGGCCAGTAACATGTCACGGTATGACGGAATCGAGTACGGCCATCGTTCGCAGGAGGACAGCAGCACGGAACAGCTGTACGCTCGAACGCGGGCCGAAGGGTTTAACGGCGTGGTGAAGAACCGAATTTTGTCCGGCAACTACTTCCTGCTCCGCGAGAACTACGACAAATACTTCCAAAAGGCGCTGAAAGTGCGTAGACTCATTGCGGACGATTTTGTCCGTGCGTTCAAGGAAGTGGACGTGCTGCTCACTCCGACAACGCTGAGTGAAGCGCCACTGTACAAAGACTTTGTGCAGAGCAACAATCGGGATCAGTGCGCCGTGCAAGACTTTTGTACACAGCCGGCCAATATGGCCGGCATACCGGCGATCTCGATTCCGATCCGACTTTCTTCCCGCCAATTGCCGATCAGTTTACAGCTGATGGGAGATCATTTTACTGAGCGAAACCTTCTACAAGTCGCCAGCTGGATTGAGAAGCAGGTTGACTTCGTTGCAAATTATAGCTAA